The Mangrovivirga cuniculi genomic sequence TAGCGTATTATAAACTTTCAATTTGTCTTGCATGCCGCAAAGATAGTTAAAAAGGTTTTGTAATGTATAAACTTTTAAACCATAACGTAGACATAAAAGATTGGTTTAATGGAATCAAAGTATTGAGTTTGACAAAAATAATATCTATATTTGCAGAGATTTTAGACCAATGTAATGAGGGGACAATCGAGTCCCCTCTTTTATTATGGTTTTTTTGAAAATATGATGAAAGATAAAATAACCACATTTGTTGAAAAGTATTTACCAGATGAAAGTCACTATATTGTTGACATTATCACTAAAGGTAATGAACAACAACAAAAAGTTATCGTATTGATAGACAGTGACGAAGGGTTAAATATTGACACTTGTGCCTCAGTAAGCCGTCAGTTAGGAGCAGATGAAGATTTCGATAATTTGTTCGATGGCCCTTACAGACTTGAAGTTTCATCTCCAGGCGTAGATTTTCCGATTAAACTTGAGAGACAATATAAAAAGAACATCGGAAGATCTGTTAAAGTGACCCTGAATGAGGATGAAAAAATTATAGAAGGTTCGTTAAGCAAGGTAGAAGATGATGGAATTATTCTTTCACCTGAACCTAAAATTATTAAAGGAAGAAAAGTTAAACCTGATCTAAAAGAGGATACTAAGATCAATTTTTCGGATATTAAGGAAACTAAAATATTAATAACATTTAAGTAGTAACGATAATGAACTCATCAGTTTTAATTGAATCGTTTGCCGAATTCGCGAAGCAGAAGAACATAGACAGACCAACTATGATCAGAATTCTGGAAGATGTTTTCAGAACTATGATCAGGAAGAAGTATGATCTTGACGAAAACTTTGATATTATCATTAACGTGGACAAGGGAGACCTTGAAATTTGGCGTACGCGAATTATCGTTGACGATGATTCTGAAGATATCTGGGATCCGGATAAAATTCCTTTATCAGAAGCGAGAAAAATAGAAGCTGACTTTGAAATAGGAGAAGAAACAGCTGAAGAAATAAAACTTGAGGATTTTGGTCGCAGAGCAGTAATGACAGCTCGCCAGACTCTTATACAAAAAGTTAAGGACCTGGAGAAAGATCTTATCTTTAATAAGTATAAAGAACTTCTAAATGAGATGATCACTGGAGAAGTTTACCAGATTCTTAACAGGGAAGTTCTTTTAATAGATGGAGAGGGGAACGAATTATCGATTCCTAAAAACGAGCAGATTCCAAAAGACAGATTTCGTAAAGGCGAAACTGTCAGAGCGGTTGTAGATCGTGTAGAAATGATCAATAGTAATCCTAAGATCATTTTGAGCAGAACTTCTCCTGTATTTTTGGAAAGATTGTTTGAAAA encodes the following:
- the nusA gene encoding transcription termination factor NusA, with product MNSSVLIESFAEFAKQKNIDRPTMIRILEDVFRTMIRKKYDLDENFDIIINVDKGDLEIWRTRIIVDDDSEDIWDPDKIPLSEARKIEADFEIGEETAEEIKLEDFGRRAVMTARQTLIQKVKDLEKDLIFNKYKELLNEMITGEVYQILNREVLLIDGEGNELSIPKNEQIPKDRFRKGETVRAVVDRVEMINSNPKIILSRTSPVFLERLFENEVPEVYDGLITIKNVVREPGERAKVAVESYDDRIDPVGACVGMKGSRIHSIVRELQNENIDVINFTDNKELYIARALSPAKISTMEIDEENSRVSVYLKPDQVSLAIGKGGQNIKLASKLVGLEIDVFREMVGEDEEDVKLEEFSDEIEAWIIDILRKVGLDTAKSVLAVPKSELLSRTDLEEETVDNIYSILKQEFE
- a CDS encoding ribosome maturation factor RimP, translating into MMKDKITTFVEKYLPDESHYIVDIITKGNEQQQKVIVLIDSDEGLNIDTCASVSRQLGADEDFDNLFDGPYRLEVSSPGVDFPIKLERQYKKNIGRSVKVTLNEDEKIIEGSLSKVEDDGIILSPEPKIIKGRKVKPDLKEDTKINFSDIKETKILITFK